In Drosophila simulans strain w501 chromosome 3R, Prin_Dsim_3.1, whole genome shotgun sequence, a single window of DNA contains:
- the LOC6727652 gene encoding gamma-aminobutyric acid receptor-associated protein: protein MDMNYQYKKDHSFDKRRNEGDKIRRKYPDRVPVIVEKAPKTRYAELDKKKYLVPADLTVGQFYFLIRKRINLRPDDALFFFVNNVIPPTSATMGALYQEHFDKDYFLYISYTDENVYGRQ from the coding sequence ATGGATATGAACTATCAGTACAAGAAGGACCACTCGTTCGACAAGCGCCGCAACGAGGGCGACAAGATCCGGCGCAAGTATCCGGACCGTGTGCCCGTCATCGTGGAGAAGGCGCCGAAGACGCGCTACGCGGAGCTGGACAAGAAGAAGTACCTGGTGCCGGCGGACCTGACGGTGGGCCAGTTCTACTTTCTCATCCGCAAGCGCATCAATCTGCGTCCCGACGAcgccctcttcttcttcgtgAACAATGTGATTCCACCGACATCGGCCACCATGGGTGCACTGTACCAGGAGCACTTCGACAAGGACTACTTCCTCTACATTTCCTATACCGATGAGAACGTCTATGGACGTCAGTAG